In Pangasianodon hypophthalmus isolate fPanHyp1 chromosome 13, fPanHyp1.pri, whole genome shotgun sequence, the genomic window TGTGTAACAAAttcttttttatgatttatttaatcgAACCTATGaactgttataacgtaagtgataacaggaactaaaataaagcacattataccacagcactactgaattCTTGACTCCTATTTCTGAGCttttgattggtcaaaagggacttgtatagtggatCCTACACATAATCTGAGACTAatgataaacaatttaaaaatgtattgttatttaataaagaaaaatgtgtgttattgttgatatggtaaagctttTTTCTGCAGGAATGTCTATTTAGCATTATGGAAGATGTCTCTAGTATCACACTTTGTAACTTAATTAAAATTTTcagaggaaagtcttcagagcAGAGGACATTTCTTGTTAACAAGCTGCATTCTTGTCTTATTAGCGTCAAGAgtaagtgagggaatgactggtTATAGCTGGTATAATgtaaagaaatgaaaggaaCTGTTATGTGGAACTTGTTTCAACGTTCCGTTCTACAACATTACATGCATCTATAAACAGAGAACCAGTATAATgtctcatttattaataaattaaaaatgtttagcgATGACACAATTGTTGTGTACagtaagatgaataaaacactttgggatgtgctgttacggGAAAGTTTGGGGTTTGTAACTCTGTAACACATCACACcaacctgttgttgattattttcctgtaacagcacatccccaaatgttttattccttacatataacATGCACGTTGAGAACACCAGTGTTTACACccatcattttctctttctctcttatctGTCCACCCCTCAGCCAGATCGATGGTTTAGCACGTCTGGGTGATAGGAAGATTTTTTCAAAGCTTGTGGAGGGTGTCTTCAGTGATGGACAGATCAACTGGGGAAGAATCATTGTGCTGTACTACGCAGTAGGAAAGCTGGCTGTAAAGGTCCTGAAGATACTGTTGTCCTGtagttctttgtgtgtgtgtgagtgcattgTGTGTGCATGACTCACATTGTTCATTCCTTCTTGAGTAGATGGTACTGGCTAACTTGTCAAGAGTGTTCTCACAAATACTGGATTCATGTTTGGATTTCTTCAGGACAAAGCTTTTGGTATGGATTTGCAACATGGGCGGATGGGTAAGAAGAAAGCAGAAATGCACTCACACATTGTctaaaaaaatggtttaaagaTATCATTTCTAAAAATCATCAAAGTGTCAGATGCAGTAGGACGTAAGCCTGCAAAATCAACCTAGGCAGACCCATTATTCAAATAGCAGGCTGGTTCTATAACTAGGAAACTATCCAAATAAGAAAGAAGGTAAGTAGGATTGCAGAAACTGGGAATGCACAGACATATGAGACTTACTGAAATCAAACATGAGCACTTGAAGTGAATAATGATCAAGGGTCCTGGACAAGGCAGAGCTaagacatttatatttacatttacatcacactttcatccagagtgacttacagaaatTCATTTCAGTCTCTATTGAAAAACAAATCTTCATGCTAGAACAAAACAGATAAAGGCTAATCAATACTCTCTTACATTGGAAACTTGTACAAGAGTTAGTATTGCAACAACGCTACAGTTTGTTTCTATATCAGCTGTGTAGATTTAGTGTTTAAAGAACAGGTCAGTCTTTGTTTGAAGACAGTCATTGACTCAAGTGTTCAAATAGCCAGGGAAAGTTCCTTCCATCATCTGGGTGCCTGGACACAGAACAGTCTTAATGAACATGTTCCTGAGAAGTGATGCAATAAGGAAACAAGACCGGAGGAATTCATGATTCATGAATCTAATCTCAATGCTCCACCCTGATTTATTGTTCCAACAGATCAGCAGCATTTCAGCACTGATTCAATTCTCCAGTGAGCATATCTCTGCTTCCTCCCTCTGCACCATCCCGCTGCCTGCTGCACTCGTCAAGGCCTTCATCTGTGGGATTCTGTTGGGTGGCGCCATTGTCTGGAAACTCAACAGAAgcagctgagagagaaagagagagagagagaaatgagagaaaagaagaaggctGGAAGAAAATATACAAGATGCACCGTCACAAATGAATGCTTTTAACAGGTTTACCAGGTTTATAAAATGTGATACTTCCAGATCTTTCTATACTTTAGTAtgttatatagtgtataaatacCAATGTTTTATGATGTAgtcaaaaatgtacaataaagcATGTACTGTGTATATTTATGGTGCAGTTGGTAGTTTTtggagccctctgctgcctgcaaGTGACAAGTCTTTCCCTTTTCCCTCACAGACAGGTTCCTAGTCCTGGTCCAGTAGTATtaacttttttcctttattctttGTCACTCTATGATCAGAAAAAATAATCAGGCTAtacacataataaatatttcagagttGACTCACTCCACATTTAGGTAGTTTGTTGTCACATGAGCCCTGCCATCATACCCTTAGTCAACGGGAAAGTTCTTTTGGCAAATTAATCAATagcaagagagagaatggaTTATTAATGTACTGTAAGAAGTGTATTAGTGATGTTTTGCTAGACCATCATAACATAccactgtgtatttttattatgtagAGGAAATGTGTGTTCATACAGGAAGCACTAGAAATGCACTTTACATACCAGCAATATAATTAGCTCACTGTAAAGTTAATTAGTAATCTCATTTCACCAAGCTCATTAGGTAATCAGTCACATAAAATGTCCCCTTTTTAGTCtagaattttaattaaaatttaaaattacgAACTTGGAATGaagtcaaaattaaattaaattaaaattaaataaaaattaattttgtttgagaacaataataatcaataactTGGTTTCTAAAGGCTTAGTTCTGAATAGTTTGGATTTTTGCATGATCAAAGTAAtaacaaaaaggaaataaaatgttcagtaaaaTAGAATTTGCTGAAATacagtgagaaaagaagaaacacCAATCAACTAGTTAACTATGAACCTAATTCcaaatgtgtatgtgagagagagagagagagagagagagagagagagagtgtgtgtgtgtgtgtgtgtgtgtgtgtgtgtgtatgtgcgtgatAGAGAGAGGAAGTGCAAGCTGAGTTTATGTGCAGGGATGGCTGGGGATGGCTGAGATCTGCAGTAAAACTCCAGCAGGCAATTAAGGGGAAATCCCCTGATTTTCGCAAGCCGTGCCCTATAAACTATTAAAAGAATATAATTTTTCCCAGTTTAGGCCTAGCCCTACATACTTAAAAGAGCCAAGTGATACAATACAAGAACACAATCTAGGCTAACTGGTTTGCATAATATTTCACAGTACAAAAACGCTTGAAAAGGCAGCACTCTCAGTACTTCTAATGGCCTAAACTGCCCCACaaaaattcagttcaattcaattcatatGGCTGAGGAGATCAGCCCACGCAGGTGTTACACATTTGATTAACTTCTACCAAACCTCACAAAGGACCAGACAGCCTGAAAACCAAAAAGTAGAAGGCTGTCACACCCCCCTCCGTAAGAGCAGGGTTCACCATGTAATCTTGCTTTCCTCCCACCCATTCGTCTTGGTACCCCCAAGACCCAGCAACCTTGGTACCTGAGGGAGCAATTTAAGAGTAAAGGGAACACAGGACAGAAAAGGCTTAGAGTAATCGGAAGGTTAAACTATGGCAAGAATGCATGTGTGAAAGAGAGCTTCAGCAGCTACATTATTACTACCATTGATGTGCCTTATATCCAAGTGATAAGGCTGCAAAAACAATGCCCATCTCATCAACCTTTTGGGATTTTGAAGAGACTGCAGAAAAGTTGATTGAGATTGGTGTACACAATAACTGGAGCACCACATCCGACATAAACATCAAAATGTTGGAGGACACAAATGAGTGCGAGAGCTTCTTTTTCTATAACTGAATAATGCAGTTGGTAAGGTTTAAACTTTTTAGAAAAGTAACTCACTGGTCTTATTACACCATTACCATCCGCTTGTAATAGAAATGCACCAGCACTAACATTGCGAGCATCAATCTGCAGCTGAAAAGGTTTACCCAACCGAAGAGCAGCAAGTGCAAGAGCTGAACACAACTTCAGGTGACCAGATGTATTTACTGCAGCCTTAAGTAAACTGGTCAGTGGGGCTACTACAGAAGagaaattcacacaaaaacaacggTAATAACCTCCTAATCCAAGACATCTCATAAGCTCAGCTTTTTTTTACAAGGAACTGGACATTTTTTAATAGCTGAAACTTTTACTTCAACAAGCCGCACTTCACCTTGCCCCACCACTTTACCCAGGTATGTAACTGTGGCTTTAGCAAACTCATATTTGGCTAGGTTGATAGTTAGCCTTGCCCAAACCAGTCTGTCCAACAATGCTTAAATCCTGTCAAGATGTTCCTCCCAAGTATCGTTATATATTACCATTACGCAACCCAAACGACATGATTGTATAGGCATACACACCTGAAGGGGCAATACAAGAGCAAACCTCTTGGGCTCTTTTAAAAAGACCTTTCAGGAGGTCAAACTCGCTGACAAATTTAGCTGCCCCAACTTGATCTATTCTGGGACGAGGATATGCATCTGGCTTGGTAACAGCATTTACTTTACGGAAGTACAAGGCCTGAAAGTG contains:
- the LOC113528497 gene encoding apoptosis regulator BAX-like, coding for MSNEGTSDGQIGEALLIRVVQDQMNTIEIAKFSLPCLPEVQPLTSVQEQKLLDQLFQSVKMISDQLSHNHIINRQIDGLARLGDRKIFSKLVEGVFSDGQINWGRIIVLYYAVGKLAVKMVLANLSRVFSQILDSCLDFFRTKLLVWICNMGGWISSISALIQFSSEHISASSLCTIPLPAALVKAFICGILLGGAIVWKLNRSS